Proteins encoded within one genomic window of Pelorhabdus rhamnosifermentans:
- a CDS encoding RraA family protein: MSNVGCRVYLKINRPGKELVEGFKGLPVANIADEMNRFSCVDARIKPFNHTPLLGTAFTVKGRIGDNLLLHKALELAQPGDVIIVDAQGDTVNAITGAIMMTTAQKQGLAGVVIDGAVRDAGELKELDMPVYAAGVTPKGPYKDGPGEINVPVSCGGVVVNPGDIVVGDEDGIVIINPQDAVVIMEKAKAKLAKEQAIFKTIQEGTPRDKSWIDKRLNSLNCEIIDDYYK, from the coding sequence ATGTCAAACGTAGGATGCAGAGTTTATTTGAAAATCAATCGTCCAGGTAAAGAATTAGTAGAAGGGTTTAAAGGTTTACCAGTGGCTAATATTGCTGATGAAATGAATCGATTCAGCTGTGTAGATGCACGCATTAAGCCTTTTAATCATACGCCGTTATTGGGTACCGCTTTTACGGTAAAAGGCAGAATTGGTGATAATTTATTATTGCATAAGGCTCTGGAATTGGCGCAACCCGGGGATGTTATTATTGTTGATGCACAAGGTGATACCGTGAATGCCATAACAGGTGCAATTATGATGACAACTGCTCAAAAGCAAGGTCTGGCTGGTGTGGTTATCGATGGAGCAGTACGCGATGCTGGTGAATTGAAGGAATTGGATATGCCTGTATATGCTGCAGGTGTTACACCGAAAGGGCCTTATAAAGACGGTCCTGGAGAAATTAACGTTCCCGTTTCATGTGGTGGAGTTGTTGTCAATCCAGGCGATATTGTAGTTGGGGACGAGGATGGTATAGTCATTATCAATCCTCAAGACGCGGTAGTTATCATGGAAAAGGCTAAAGCTAAGTTGGCAAAGGAACAGGCAATATTTAAGACTATTCAGGAAGGTACTCCACGGGACAAGTCTTGGATAGATAAGAGATTAAATTCTCTCAATTGTGAAATTATTGACGACTATTACAAATAA